The nucleotide window GTGAGCTGGGCACCCCATGGTTCGGGGATGTCCACCGCGATGCCGATCTGGATGGTGTCGCCGGTCGGCGGCACCCCACCACTGCGATCCACGCTTCGCGCCGCCCCTCCGAGCACCGACCCGTCCACGTCTATCGCGGAGCTACTCGCCGCGCACGGGCGGGAAGAACCCGACCCGCTCGTACGCGGACCGCAGGGTCGTCGCGGCCACCGCACGGGCCTTCTCCGCGCCGGCCGCGAGCAGCTTGTCCAGCTGCGCCGGATCGTCGAGGTAGGCGCGGGTGCGCTCCTGGATCGGACGGACGAAGTCCGTCACCACCTCGGCCAGCTCCTTCTTCAGATCGCCGTAGCCGCAGCCCGCGTACGCGGCCACCAGCTCGTCGATGCTGCGGCCGCTGAGCGCCGAGTGGATGGTCAACAGGTTGGACACACCCGGCTTGGTCTCGGCGTCGAAGACGATCTCCCGACCGGTGTCGGTCACCGCCGAACGGATCTTCTTCGCGGACCGGGCCGGATCGTCGAGCAGGTCGATGATGCCGGCCGGCGAGGACGACGACTTCGACATCTTCGCGGTCGGGTCCTGCAGGTCGGTGATCTTGGCAGTGTCCTTGACGATGTGCGGCGCGGGCACCGTGAACGTCGCGCCGAACAGCGAGTTGAACCGCTGGGCCAGATCCCGGGAGAGCTCCAGGTGCTGGCGCTGGTCCTCACCGACCGGCACCGCGTTGGCCTGGTAGAGCAGGATGTCGGCGGCCTGCAGGACCGGATAGGTGAACAGCCCAACGCTGGCCCGCTCGTTGCCCTGCTTCTGCGACTTG belongs to Micromonospora ureilytica and includes:
- the trpS gene encoding tryptophan--tRNA ligase, with translation MSDVPARPRVFSGIQPTADSFHLGNYLGAVRHWVALQDTHDAFYCVVDLHAITAGHDPALLRQRTRVAAAQLFAVGLDPERSTLFVQSQVPEHPQLAWVLGCITGFGEASRMTQFKDKSQKQGNERASVGLFTYPVLQAADILLYQANAVPVGEDQRQHLELSRDLAQRFNSLFGATFTVPAPHIVKDTAKITDLQDPTAKMSKSSSSPAGIIDLLDDPARSAKKIRSAVTDTGREIVFDAETKPGVSNLLTIHSALSGRSIDELVAAYAGCGYGDLKKELAEVVTDFVRPIQERTRAYLDDPAQLDKLLAAGAEKARAVAATTLRSAYERVGFFPPVRGE